The sequence below is a genomic window from Syntrophales bacterium.
TTCTTCAGATCCTTTCTTGAAAATACCGCTGTAAAAGTTACCTCGCTTCCAGTGCCGGCCGTTGTCGGAATCATTATCTTCGGAAGCCCGCGGCCCGGAACCTTATTTAATCCTAAATAATCCACGGCCTTTCCTTTATTGGCAGCGAGCACGGCAACCGCCTTCGCAACATCCATGGCGCTTCCGCCACCGATACCCACAACTGCATCACATTTCTCTTTAAGGGCAATTTTTGCTCCCTCATCGGCAAGTTCCAACGCGGGTTCTGCTTCAACCCTGTCAAATATGGCATACTTCATGCCACCTCTATCGAGGAGCGCTGAAACCTTCTCTCTGAATCCAGTCTCAGAAAGGTTTTTATCAAGTACTATCAGAGGCTTATTGCCACCTGACTCCTTAATATGTTCTACAAGTTCATCAAAAGAACCATTGCCAAAGACTATCTTTTTCGCTCCTGTAAAGGAGAAAGTTTTGTTCATTTTCAATGCCTCCAATTAACGCTATAGGTTTAACAGTTTTACGGTCAATTGCTAATTAAGTTTCCGGCCGGGCAAAGTCAAGTCTTTTTGTTCTCGATACTCCTTTCAACATGCCGGCAGATACCGCGGATAATCTGCACCTCTTTTGAAAAAAGTTGCGTCCTTGAAAGAAAACGACGTATGCTTGTCATCCAGTGATCGGGGTTTTCCAGGTTGATAAAATCTATCTTTATCAGCATCTTCTTCAGATGGTCGTACATTTCTTCAAGCTCAAATGACGTGGCCAGCTTCGGTGTAAATCTTTCGGTTGTCGGCGTGCACGCCGTAAATATTTCATAGCACAGGATCATCACCGCATGAGAAAGATTGATCGATTTAAGCTCATCGGAGGTGGGAATGGTAACCAGAAGATGACAGTATTTCAGCTCATCATTGGTCAGCCCCGCATCCTCCGGCCCAAAGAGAATGGCGACTTGATTGTTCTGAGAAATATCCGTAATCTGTTCGGCCATCTCCCGTGGATGAACGACAGGTCCCCGTACACTTCCCAGCCTGGATGTGGTTCCAACAACATATTGGAAACCGGAGAGAGCCTCCTCCAATCGACTGAACCATTGCATGTTTTCAATTACATCGGCGGCAAAATGGGTTGCCATTTTTTTTATTTCTTCTATGTCGGGATCACTGTGTCCAACGATAAAGAGTTTCTCAATCCCCGTATTTTTTGCACATCGTGCCACAGAACCGATGTTTCCGGGATATTTCGGATTATTTAAGACGATTGTGATGTTTTCTCTCTTTGCCGTCGTATGCATTCTTCAAAGGTCGTAGAGCTTCTCGTCCACTCGAGGTTTTAGTTTCCTAACGCCTTTCCCTCCCTTACGATTCAAAATAAACGGGTCTTCTCCCTCCAGCAGTTCTCCCATCTCTTTTTCAATTTTCTCCGGATCTTCACCCGCTTCCATACGGCCCAAAGCCTCTTCCATACCGGAGCCCAGCTCCAGACCGGCAGTATCCGAAAGTTTCCTCATCAGCATTGCGGCCTGGCGCGGGTCATCTTCGTCCATTTTGTCCGCCTCGCCGGCAAGCATTGCCATTGCCTTTTCCATTTTTGCCTCATCAATCGGCGGCATGTCATCATCTCCCTCTTCTTTGCCCCCGGAAATTGTGGCAAAGATGGACATCTGACGCTTTAACTTAATTGTTGCACAATGCGGACAAAGTGGAACCTTCTCGGTATTCACCGACCGTGAAAAAAAGTTATATATCGTG
It includes:
- a CDS encoding RNA methyltransferase, which translates into the protein MHTTAKRENITIVLNNPKYPGNIGSVARCAKNTGIEKLFIVGHSDPDIEEIKKMATHFAADVIENMQWFSRLEEALSGFQYVVGTTSRLGSVRGPVVHPREMAEQITDISQNNQVAILFGPEDAGLTNDELKYCHLLVTIPTSDELKSINLSHAVMILCYEIFTACTPTTERFTPKLATSFELEEMYDHLKKMLIKIDFINLENPDHWMTSIRRFLSRTQLFSKEVQIIRGICRHVERSIENKKT
- a CDS encoding zinc ribbon domain-containing protein encodes the protein MPIYEFYCEKCNTIYNFFSRSVNTEKVPLCPHCATIKLKRQMSIFATISGGKEEGDDDMPPIDEAKMEKAMAMLAGEADKMDEDDPRQAAMLMRKLSDTAGLELGSGMEEALGRMEAGEDPEKIEKEMGELLEGEDPFILNRKGGKGVRKLKPRVDEKLYDL